In Triticum urartu cultivar G1812 chromosome 6, Tu2.1, whole genome shotgun sequence, the following proteins share a genomic window:
- the LOC125515926 gene encoding probable xyloglucan endotransglucosylase/hydrolase protein 30: protein MSRLASALLALATAAAVAVAVAARPAVDVTATVAFGEGYTPLFGFDNILRSADDRTVSLLLDRTTGSGFISSAMYQHGFFSASIKLPSDYTAGVVVAFYTSNGDVFPKTHDELDFEFLGNIRGKPWRMQTNMYGNGSVSRGREERYVLPFDPTTEFHRYSILWARDAVVFYVDDVPVRHLRHARAGRDFPAKPMSLYATVWDASNWATSGGRYRVDYHYGPFVASFTDLALAGCRASSPTEEGCADALAASDPAVMTLAKQQAMRQFRERNMVYSYCYDTRRYPVPFPECDLVESERSRFKDSGHRLALRRRRVGRRPPNKADM from the exons ATGTCGCGGTTGGCGTCGGCGCTGCTTGCCCTGGCGACGGCGGccgcggtggcggtggcggtggcggcgcggccgGCGGTGGACGTGACCGCGACGGTGGCCTTCGGGGAGGGCTACACGCCGCTCTTCGGCTTCGACAACATCCTCCGCTCCGCCGACGACCGCACCGTCAGCCTCCTCCTCGACCGCACCACCG GGTCGGGGTTCATCTCGTCGGCCATGTACCAGCACGGCTTCTTCAGCGCGTCCATCAAGCTGCCGTCCGACTACACGGCGGGGGTGGTTGTGGCGTTCTACACGTCCAACGGCGACGTGTTCCCCAAGACGCACGACGAGCTGGACTTCGAGTTCCTGGGCAACATCCGGGGCAAGCCGTGGCGGATGCAGACCAACATGTACGGCAACGGCAGCGTCAGCCGGGGCCGGGAGGAGCGCTACGTGCTGCCCTTCGACCCCACCACCGAGTTCCACCGCTACTCCATCCTCTGGGCGCGCGACGCCGTCGTCTTCTACGTCGACGACGTGCCCGTGCGCCACCTGCGCCACGCCCGCGCCGGCCGCGACTTCCCGGCCAAGCCCATGTCGCTCTACGCCACCGTCTGGGACGCCTCCAACTGGGCCACCTCCGGCGGCCGCTACCGCGTAGACTACCACTACGGGCCCTTCGTCGCCTCCTTCACCGACCTCGCCCTCGCCGGTTGCCGCGCCTCCTCCCCCACGGAAGAAGGCTGCGCCGACGCGCTGGCCGCGTCCGACCCCGCCGTCATGACGCTCGCCAAGCAGCAGGCCATGCGCCAGTTCAGGGAGCGCAACATGGTCTACTCATACTGCTACGACACCAGGCGCTACCCCGTGCCCTTCCCGGAGTGCGACCTCGTCGAGTCGGAGCGGAGCAGGTTCAAGGACAGCGGCCACCGGCTCGCGCTCAGGCGCCGCCGCGTCGGCCGCCGGCCGCCCAACAAGGCCGACATGTAG